A genomic region of Gaiellales bacterium contains the following coding sequences:
- a CDS encoding histidine phosphatase family protein — protein sequence MQHDTPTAPAEDRQACRIHLVRHGQTIMNAQVRFRGRLDVPLNEVGRAEAREAARALVGSGIVAVYTSPLGRAREVAEAIAVKNGVGAVRDQPDLINLDYGAWEGLTKEESAAVDPVAWSAYTGAPEEAVCPEGEAVAAAADRVVAGLRAIARQHPGQSIAAVSHGVMLRLAVLRVAGASDADWQFAMPTGKAIVFDVDGDEITLVSEVDRSKSDPRKAADAPVILTERAV from the coding sequence ATGCAGCACGACACCCCCACGGCACCGGCCGAAGACCGGCAGGCTTGCCGTATCCATCTCGTCCGTCACGGGCAGACGATCATGAACGCGCAGGTGCGGTTCCGCGGCCGTCTCGACGTGCCGCTGAACGAGGTGGGCCGCGCCGAGGCCCGGGAGGCCGCTCGCGCGCTCGTGGGGTCGGGGATCGTCGCGGTCTACACGAGCCCGCTTGGCCGTGCGCGTGAGGTCGCCGAGGCGATCGCGGTGAAGAACGGCGTGGGCGCCGTCCGCGACCAGCCCGACCTGATCAACCTCGACTACGGCGCCTGGGAGGGCCTCACGAAGGAGGAGTCGGCCGCGGTCGACCCCGTCGCCTGGTCCGCCTACACCGGCGCCCCCGAGGAGGCCGTGTGCCCCGAGGGCGAGGCCGTCGCCGCCGCCGCCGACCGCGTCGTCGCGGGGCTGCGGGCGATCGCCCGGCAGCATCCCGGCCAGAGCATCGCCGCCGTGTCTCATGGCGTGATGCTGCGGCTGGCGGTGCTTCGCGTCGCCGGCGCCTCCGACGCCGACTGGCAGTTTGCGATGCCAACCGGCAAGGCCATCGTGTTCGATGTCGACGGCGACGAGATCACGCTGGTCTCCGAGGTCGACCGCAGCAAGTCCGATCCGCGCAAGGCTGCCGACGCACCGGTCATCCTGACCGAACGCGCCGTGTGA
- a CDS encoding TrpB-like pyridoxal phosphate-dependent enzyme, with amino-acid sequence MADTKILLHERDMPRSWYNVLADAPSPPQPPLHPGTGQPIGPDDLAPLFPMDLILQEVSTDAEISIPEEVVDVLRLWRPTPLYRAHRLERALGTRSRIYYKYEGVSPAGSHKPNTAVAQAFYNARAGRRRIATETGAGQWGSSMAFACEAFGLECKVYMVRVSYDQKPYRRMMMETWGASVVPSPSPDTNAGRAMLGRHPDSPGSLGMAISEAVEDAATHDDTSYALGSVLNHVLLHQTVIGQEAHRQLDLAGESGVDVVVGCVGGGSNFSGLALPFIRDKIAGADIEVIACEPASCPTLTRGPFAYDFGDTAQLTPLVAMHTLGHDFIPPGIHAGGLRYHGAAPIVSQLMLDGLLRAEAYRQNDVFEAAVKFARSEGIVPAPETAHAIKGVADAARRADEAGTEQVILFNLSGHGHFDMAAYDAYLHGRLEDHEMPEDEIERALRAIEPLPKPATV; translated from the coding sequence ATGGCCGACACCAAGATCCTGCTGCACGAGCGCGACATGCCGCGCTCCTGGTACAACGTCCTCGCCGACGCCCCGTCGCCGCCGCAGCCCCCGCTGCACCCCGGCACGGGCCAGCCGATCGGCCCGGACGACCTCGCCCCGCTCTTCCCGATGGACCTGATCCTGCAGGAGGTCTCGACCGACGCCGAGATCTCGATCCCGGAGGAGGTCGTCGACGTCCTGCGGCTGTGGCGGCCGACGCCGCTCTACCGGGCGCATCGGCTCGAGCGCGCCCTGGGGACGCGGTCGCGGATCTACTACAAGTACGAGGGCGTCTCGCCGGCCGGGTCGCACAAGCCGAACACCGCCGTCGCGCAGGCGTTCTACAACGCCCGCGCCGGCCGCCGCCGGATCGCCACCGAGACGGGCGCCGGCCAGTGGGGCAGCTCGATGGCGTTCGCGTGCGAGGCGTTCGGCCTCGAGTGCAAGGTCTACATGGTGCGCGTCTCCTACGACCAGAAGCCGTACCGGCGGATGATGATGGAGACGTGGGGCGCCTCGGTCGTGCCCAGCCCGTCGCCCGATACGAACGCGGGCAGGGCGATGCTCGGGCGCCACCCCGACTCGCCGGGCAGCCTCGGCATGGCGATCTCCGAGGCGGTCGAGGACGCCGCTACGCACGACGACACGAGCTACGCGCTCGGCTCGGTGCTGAACCATGTCCTGCTGCACCAGACCGTGATCGGCCAGGAGGCGCACCGCCAGCTCGACCTCGCCGGCGAGAGCGGCGTCGACGTGGTGGTCGGCTGCGTCGGCGGCGGCTCGAACTTCTCCGGCCTGGCCCTGCCGTTCATCCGCGACAAGATCGCCGGCGCCGACATCGAGGTGATCGCCTGCGAGCCGGCCTCGTGCCCCACGCTCACGCGCGGGCCGTTCGCCTACGACTTCGGCGACACCGCCCAGCTGACGCCGCTGGTGGCCATGCACACGCTCGGGCACGACTTCATCCCGCCGGGCATCCACGCCGGCGGCCTGCGCTACCACGGCGCCGCGCCGATCGTCTCCCAGCTCATGCTGGACGGGCTCCTGCGGGCCGAGGCCTACCGCCAGAACGACGTCTTCGAGGCGGCGGTGAAGTTCGCCCGCTCGGAGGGGATCGTGCCTGCGCCGGAAACCGCTCACGCGATCAAGGGCGTCGCCGACGCCGCCCGCCGGGCGGACGAGGCCGGGACCGAGCAGGTGATCCTGTTCAACCTCTCCGGCCACGGCCACTTCGACATGGCCGCCTACGACGCCTACCTGCACGGCCGGCTGGAAGACCACGAGATGCCCGAGGACGAGATCGAGCGGGCGCTGCGCGCGATCGAGCCGCTGCCGAAGCCGGCGACGGTTTAG
- a CDS encoding CYTH and CHAD domain-containing protein, which translates to MKATLERERKLTAPPGFLLPHLPGEPLPERELSSTYHDSPGLRLAAAGITLRHRVERGRGAWQLKLPHGEDRLELEFEGGARAVPAEVMSLLTAHLHGVKPVPVARLRTNRTGVLVRAGGRAIAEVVVDSVAVFEGRHIARRFEELEVELVDGTVSDLRGIVRRLRRAGAVEADLRPKLFQALDLPTPEPPDRPARSASAAEHVTAALRAQYAAIVGHDPGTRLGRDAEELHQMRVATRRMRAILRAARPLLDSEWVRELRAEVGWLGGALGPVRDLDVLVEHLRADAGALGGADEEAFLALVRKLEAERAADRDAMLAALAEPRYIALVERLDADTKSPPLAESGRSLRDLAAREFRRLRKAMRALGQNPPDEELHAARIAVKRARYAAELAERSVGRGVAAVIRDAKVLQDVLGDHQDAAVAEARIRALVPARAPAVQAIAAGRVIERQHERRRAARAAYPKAWRDLERDADGVFL; encoded by the coding sequence GTGAAAGCCACGCTCGAGCGCGAGCGCAAGCTCACCGCCCCGCCGGGGTTCCTGCTGCCCCACCTTCCGGGCGAGCCGCTCCCGGAGCGCGAGCTGAGCTCGACCTACCACGATTCGCCCGGTCTGCGGCTGGCGGCGGCGGGGATCACGCTGCGCCATCGGGTCGAGCGCGGCCGCGGCGCCTGGCAGCTGAAGCTGCCCCACGGCGAGGACCGGCTCGAGCTCGAGTTCGAGGGCGGCGCGCGCGCCGTGCCCGCCGAGGTGATGTCGCTCCTGACCGCGCACCTGCACGGCGTGAAGCCGGTGCCGGTGGCGCGCCTGCGGACGAATCGCACGGGCGTGCTCGTCCGCGCTGGCGGCCGGGCGATCGCCGAGGTCGTCGTCGACAGCGTCGCCGTGTTCGAGGGCCGCCACATCGCCCGCCGCTTCGAGGAGCTCGAGGTCGAGTTGGTCGACGGCACCGTCTCGGACCTGCGCGGGATCGTCCGCCGCCTGCGCCGGGCCGGGGCGGTCGAGGCCGACCTGCGGCCGAAGCTCTTCCAGGCGCTCGACCTGCCGACGCCGGAGCCGCCGGATCGGCCGGCCCGGTCGGCGTCCGCGGCGGAGCACGTGACGGCCGCCCTGCGCGCCCAGTACGCCGCGATCGTCGGCCACGACCCGGGCACCCGCCTCGGCCGCGACGCCGAGGAGCTGCACCAGATGCGGGTGGCGACGCGGCGCATGCGGGCCATCCTGCGCGCCGCCCGGCCGCTGCTCGACAGCGAGTGGGTGCGCGAGCTGCGGGCCGAGGTGGGCTGGCTCGGCGGCGCGCTCGGGCCGGTGCGCGACCTGGACGTGCTGGTCGAGCACCTGCGGGCCGACGCCGGGGCGCTCGGCGGCGCCGATGAAGAGGCGTTCCTCGCCCTCGTCCGCAAGCTCGAGGCGGAGCGGGCCGCCGATCGCGACGCGATGCTCGCCGCCCTCGCCGAGCCCCGCTACATCGCCCTGGTCGAGCGGCTCGACGCCGACACGAAGTCGCCGCCGCTCGCCGAGAGCGGCCGGTCGCTGCGCGATCTGGCCGCGCGCGAGTTCCGCCGCCTGCGCAAGGCGATGCGGGCGCTCGGTCAGAACCCGCCCGACGAGGAGCTGCACGCCGCCCGGATCGCCGTCAAGCGCGCCCGGTACGCCGCCGAGCTGGCCGAGCGCTCCGTCGGCCGCGGGGTCGCGGCCGTGATCCGCGACGCCAAGGTGCTGCAGGACGTCCTCGGCGACCACCAGGACGCCGCCGTCGCCGAGGCCCGGATCCGGGCGCTCGTCCCGGCGCGGGCTCCGGCCGTCCAGGCGATCGCCGCCGGCCGGGTCATCGAGCGCCAGCACGAGCGCCGCCGCGCCGCCCGCGCCGCGTATCCGAAGGCCTGGCGCGACCTCGAACGCGACGCCGATGGGGTATTCCTGTAG
- a CDS encoding aminotransferase class III-fold pyridoxal phosphate-dependent enzyme: protein MATVHEGVDALREAAGREWLSWTRMADFDGAAPPILVGGEGPYVIEADGTRLLDAMSGLFTTQIGYSHGAELGEAAKRQLESFGFYPNWAATSPAPVELTRRVTDLAPENLTRAFFTSGGSEAVESALKLVRQHWLGRGEPLRRKVIARRGAYHGCTLGALSLTGIPAARAPFEPLFGDVRHAENTDRRNYRQAVTEEEWADAAVTAIERTIVAEGAHTVAAVVVEPVQNAGGCLAPPPGYPQRLRELCDRHGILLWCDEVITGFGRLGAWFGSERLGFDADIVTFAKGVTSGQAPLGGVLFTDEVATPLLDQKAVYAHGFTFGGHPLSCAVALANLDIMERLDVLANVRALEDHLGSVLDEVASGSPIVVEARGFGFFRAIELRDAGILAAARDAIRAEGVIVRLDDRVNPCLAISPPLICTKEQIDEVGAGIAAGLRRVA from the coding sequence ATGGCGACGGTGCACGAGGGCGTCGATGCTCTGCGGGAGGCCGCGGGCAGGGAGTGGTTGTCGTGGACGCGGATGGCGGACTTCGACGGCGCGGCTCCGCCCATCCTGGTCGGAGGCGAGGGCCCCTACGTCATCGAGGCGGACGGCACCCGGCTGCTCGACGCGATGTCCGGCCTCTTCACGACGCAGATCGGCTACTCGCACGGCGCCGAGCTCGGCGAAGCCGCCAAGCGGCAGCTGGAGTCGTTCGGCTTCTACCCCAACTGGGCGGCGACCTCCCCGGCGCCGGTGGAGCTCACCCGCCGGGTCACCGACCTCGCCCCCGAGAACCTGACCCGCGCGTTCTTCACGTCGGGCGGCTCGGAGGCGGTCGAGTCGGCACTGAAGCTCGTGCGCCAGCACTGGCTGGGCCGGGGCGAGCCGCTGCGGCGCAAGGTGATCGCCCGCCGCGGCGCCTACCACGGCTGCACGCTCGGCGCGCTCTCGCTCACGGGCATCCCGGCCGCGCGCGCGCCGTTCGAGCCGCTGTTCGGCGACGTCCGCCACGCGGAGAACACCGACCGGCGCAACTACCGCCAGGCCGTCACCGAGGAGGAGTGGGCCGACGCGGCGGTGACCGCGATCGAGCGCACCATCGTCGCCGAAGGCGCGCACACCGTCGCGGCCGTGGTCGTCGAGCCCGTGCAGAACGCGGGCGGCTGCCTCGCCCCGCCGCCGGGCTATCCGCAGCGGCTGCGGGAGCTGTGCGACCGCCACGGCATCCTGCTCTGGTGCGACGAGGTCATCACCGGGTTCGGCCGGCTGGGCGCCTGGTTCGGCTCCGAGCGGCTCGGGTTCGACGCCGACATCGTCACGTTCGCCAAGGGCGTCACGTCCGGCCAGGCGCCGCTCGGCGGCGTCCTCTTCACGGACGAGGTGGCCACGCCGCTGCTCGACCAGAAGGCCGTCTACGCGCACGGCTTCACGTTCGGCGGCCACCCGCTCTCGTGCGCCGTGGCGCTGGCGAACCTCGACATCATGGAGCGGCTGGACGTGCTCGCGAACGTCCGCGCGCTCGAGGATCACCTCGGCAGCGTGCTTGATGAGGTCGCGAGCGGCTCGCCGATCGTCGTCGAGGCCCGCGGCTTCGGCTTCTTCCGCGCGATCGAGCTGCGCGACGCCGGCATCCTCGCCGCCGCCCGCGACGCGATCCGGGCGGAGGGCGTGATCGTCCGCCTGGACGACCGCGTCAACCCGTGCCTGGCGATCTCGCCGCCGCTGATCTGCACGAAGGAGCAGATCGACGAGGTGGGCGCCGGCATCGCCGCCGGCCTGCGCCGGGTGGCGTAA
- a CDS encoding diguanylate cyclase, translated as MDSIDPAEEYRAPTPQRRASVPISFTGDIGGFLFDLLSDIDSIVWQADADTFTIEFVNDRVHDLLGYDPMDMVAEPEFWSTQIVHPDDRAAFLASEQEVLTRGAARVTYRALSTTGAVVWLSSVARLTTDHSGRRRVRGVETDVTAMKRAEEEARESEERFRLLSEASRDSVIVRAGGVIVEVNRAFCEQFGWSPEEAVGLRPEDYIAPESLALAAERLAQDVTGDFEIEGMHRSGTRRWYSTQVREARFHGELARVVVLTDITAMRRREQRALHDASHDELTGLPNRAAFGRRLAEELERRRPDHVLGMLYCDLNGFKEVNDTLGHAAGDALLQLAAQRLVSVVRTSDPVFRVGGDEFVILLPLLPAAAAARVIDLMKQRIVKVFAPSFSIARTVARVGAAVGTAMSPPATTADELVERADQAMYVHKRYLKQLSA; from the coding sequence ATGGATTCGATCGATCCCGCAGAGGAGTACCGAGCGCCGACCCCGCAGCGGCGGGCGTCGGTGCCGATCTCGTTCACGGGCGACATCGGCGGGTTCCTGTTCGACCTCCTGAGCGACATCGACTCGATCGTGTGGCAGGCCGACGCCGACACGTTCACCATCGAGTTCGTCAACGACCGCGTCCACGACCTGCTCGGCTACGACCCGATGGACATGGTGGCCGAGCCGGAGTTCTGGAGCACGCAGATCGTCCACCCGGACGACCGAGCGGCCTTCCTGGCCTCGGAGCAGGAGGTGCTCACCCGTGGCGCCGCCCGCGTCACCTATCGCGCGCTCAGCACGACCGGCGCGGTGGTGTGGCTCTCGAGCGTCGCCCGGCTGACGACCGACCACAGCGGCCGGCGCCGGGTGCGCGGCGTCGAGACCGACGTCACCGCGATGAAGCGGGCCGAGGAGGAGGCGCGCGAGTCCGAGGAGCGGTTCCGGCTGCTCTCGGAGGCCTCGCGCGACTCCGTGATCGTCCGCGCCGGCGGCGTCATCGTCGAGGTCAACCGGGCGTTCTGCGAGCAGTTCGGATGGTCGCCGGAGGAGGCCGTCGGCCTGCGTCCCGAGGACTACATCGCACCGGAGTCGCTCGCCCTCGCCGCCGAGCGGCTGGCCCAGGACGTCACCGGAGATTTCGAGATCGAGGGCATGCATCGCAGCGGCACCCGCCGCTGGTACTCGACTCAGGTGCGTGAGGCGCGCTTCCACGGGGAGCTCGCCCGCGTCGTCGTCCTCACCGACATCACCGCCATGCGCCGGCGCGAGCAGCGGGCGCTGCACGACGCGAGCCACGACGAGCTCACCGGCCTGCCCAACCGGGCGGCGTTCGGGCGTCGCCTCGCCGAGGAGCTCGAGCGGCGCCGGCCAGACCACGTGCTGGGGATGCTCTACTGCGACCTGAACGGCTTCAAGGAGGTGAACGACACCCTCGGCCACGCCGCGGGCGACGCCCTCCTGCAGCTGGCCGCGCAGCGGCTCGTGAGCGTCGTGCGCACGAGCGATCCCGTCTTCCGGGTGGGCGGCGACGAGTTCGTCATCCTGCTGCCGCTGCTCCCGGCTGCTGCGGCTGCGCGCGTCATCGACCTGATGAAGCAGCGGATCGTGAAGGTGTTCGCGCCGTCGTTCTCGATCGCCCGGACGGTCGCGCGGGTCGGCGCCGCCGTCGGCACGGCGATGAGCCCGCCGGCGACGACGGCCGACGAGCTCGTCGAGCGCGCCGACCAGGCCATGTACGTGCACAAGCGGTACCTGAAGCAGCTGTCGGCGTAA
- a CDS encoding ParA family protein: MHVIAVVNRKGGVGKTTTAVNLAAAMALESRSVLLVDLDPQGSAGVAVGVPVAAEDGAGGMFRGKPRWWARRSPVTTLERLGVVPADPRLAAEEAAAHGDGHRRGRFGAALAGANEEWEAVVVDTPPGLGGLSAAALRAADAVVIPAGADFLSIDALQGTIEAVRTIERDAGRRYTPLVLLPTFVDARRPGALAATALMRERFGDLVSPAQIPRSARHDTAALAGSPVVASSPRSSAAAAYRIASDDLVARLGRKPSKRHGALKTFVRADMREALLEMRRRRPTEGEAAADGT, translated from the coding sequence GTGCACGTGATCGCGGTGGTGAACCGGAAGGGCGGGGTCGGCAAGACGACGACCGCCGTGAACCTGGCGGCGGCGATGGCGCTCGAGTCGCGCAGCGTGCTGCTCGTCGACCTCGATCCGCAGGGCTCGGCCGGCGTGGCGGTGGGCGTCCCGGTCGCCGCCGAGGACGGTGCGGGCGGGATGTTCCGGGGCAAGCCGCGCTGGTGGGCGCGGCGCTCGCCGGTGACGACGCTCGAGCGGCTCGGGGTCGTACCCGCCGATCCGCGGCTGGCGGCCGAGGAGGCCGCGGCCCACGGCGACGGCCACCGCCGCGGCCGCTTCGGCGCCGCGCTCGCAGGGGCGAACGAGGAGTGGGAGGCGGTCGTCGTCGACACGCCGCCCGGCCTCGGCGGCCTCAGCGCGGCGGCGTTGCGCGCGGCCGATGCCGTCGTCATCCCGGCGGGGGCCGACTTCCTCTCGATCGACGCCCTCCAGGGCACCATCGAGGCCGTGCGCACGATCGAGCGCGACGCGGGCCGGCGGTACACGCCGCTCGTGCTCCTGCCGACGTTCGTCGACGCCCGCCGGCCGGGGGCGCTGGCCGCGACGGCGCTCATGCGCGAGCGCTTCGGCGACCTCGTCTCGCCCGCCCAGATCCCGCGCAGCGCCCGCCACGACACCGCCGCCCTGGCCGGATCGCCCGTGGTCGCGAGCTCGCCGCGGTCGTCGGCGGCGGCCGCCTACCGCATCGCCAGCGACGACCTCGTCGCCCGGCTGGGGCGAAAGCCGTCCAAGCGCCACGGCGCGCTCAAGACGTTCGTGCGCGCCGACATGCGCGAGGCGCTGCTCGAGATGCGCCGCCGCCGCCCCACCGAGGGCGAGGCGGCGGCCGACGGCACATAA